One Corallococcus exiguus DNA segment encodes these proteins:
- a CDS encoding RecQ family ATP-dependent DNA helicase: MMNMRAMTESLPFLEDAQQGLVRHFGLPEFRPGQAPVISSVLSGRNTVVVMPTGAGKSLCYQLPAMLLPGITLVVSPLIALMKDQVEQLTAKGIAATYINSSLSDVERAERLRKLRAREYKLLYVAPERFRSASFLELVSGLGVELLAVDEAHCISQWGHDFRPDYALLGQVRKRLRPPRTVALTATATPEVREDIVRVLLMKDPAVFAQGFDRPNLFLDVVNVSGDEERRDACASLAAKGGGSGIIYCSTRKAAEGMHSALVTRKVKAVLYHAGMEDDARRRAQDDFMSAKEAVAVATNAFGMGIDKPDIRFVAHANIPRAVEAYYQEIGRAGRDGNPATAVLLFNHADVYTQERLIEGSHPSESVLADIWAQLQAVEEFDRGVHALAGMVGASEFEVSAALKIFEREGKLERGGRGEGEYGITLTDKAASAQPHAAESQRLLRSLLETFPVGRQATTELPILARRTGLTEDDVRHALGLLEKSGVVRVRRPFAGRSIRALERIPFRELSVDLSRVREQERLNRLMLKRMADYAYTPKCRRAFILRYFGQTDAAAVCGKCDRCAGSMMPKPSGSSSRSLPAAAGAPVMAYSELASMELRRWRKDLAKDLGVAPFIIFNDATLLGLSAALPVDREAFLAVKGTGESRWERFGPKVVEICLMARAAGHEPQAAPVAPRIRKAKSRS; the protein is encoded by the coding sequence ATGATGAACATGCGCGCGATGACGGAGTCCCTGCCCTTCCTCGAAGATGCCCAGCAGGGACTGGTGCGGCACTTCGGCCTGCCGGAGTTCCGCCCTGGACAGGCGCCCGTCATCAGCTCCGTCCTCAGCGGCCGCAACACCGTGGTGGTGATGCCCACGGGCGCGGGCAAGAGCCTGTGCTACCAGCTGCCGGCGATGCTGTTGCCGGGCATCACGCTGGTGGTGTCACCGCTCATCGCGCTGATGAAGGACCAGGTGGAGCAGCTCACCGCGAAGGGCATCGCGGCCACGTACATCAACTCGTCCCTGTCCGACGTGGAGCGGGCGGAGCGCCTGCGCAAGCTGCGCGCCCGCGAGTACAAGCTGCTCTACGTGGCGCCGGAGCGCTTCCGCAGCGCAAGCTTCCTGGAGCTGGTGTCCGGGCTGGGCGTGGAGCTGCTCGCCGTGGACGAGGCGCACTGCATCTCCCAGTGGGGCCACGACTTCCGTCCGGACTACGCGCTCTTGGGCCAGGTGCGCAAGCGGCTGCGGCCCCCGCGCACGGTGGCGCTCACCGCCACGGCGACGCCGGAGGTGCGCGAGGACATCGTCCGCGTGCTGCTGATGAAGGACCCGGCGGTGTTCGCGCAGGGGTTCGACCGGCCCAACCTCTTCCTGGACGTGGTGAACGTCAGCGGGGACGAGGAGCGCCGGGACGCGTGCGCGAGCCTGGCGGCGAAGGGCGGCGGCAGCGGCATCATCTACTGCTCCACGCGCAAGGCGGCGGAAGGGATGCACTCCGCGCTCGTCACGCGCAAGGTGAAGGCGGTGCTGTACCACGCGGGCATGGAGGACGACGCCCGCCGCCGCGCGCAGGACGACTTCATGTCCGCGAAGGAGGCGGTGGCGGTGGCCACCAACGCCTTCGGAATGGGCATCGACAAGCCGGACATCCGCTTCGTCGCGCACGCCAACATCCCCCGGGCGGTGGAGGCGTACTACCAGGAGATTGGCCGCGCGGGCCGCGACGGCAACCCCGCCACGGCGGTGCTCCTGTTCAACCACGCGGACGTGTACACGCAGGAGCGCCTCATCGAGGGCAGCCACCCGTCCGAGTCCGTGCTGGCGGACATCTGGGCGCAGCTGCAGGCCGTGGAGGAGTTCGACCGGGGCGTGCACGCGCTCGCGGGCATGGTGGGCGCCAGCGAGTTCGAGGTCTCCGCCGCCCTGAAAATCTTCGAGCGCGAAGGCAAGCTGGAGCGCGGTGGCCGGGGTGAAGGCGAGTACGGCATCACGCTGACGGACAAGGCCGCCAGCGCGCAGCCGCACGCGGCGGAATCACAGCGGCTGCTGCGTTCGCTGCTGGAGACCTTCCCCGTAGGGCGACAGGCGACCACGGAGTTGCCCATCCTCGCGCGGCGCACGGGGCTGACGGAGGACGACGTCCGGCACGCGCTGGGCCTTCTGGAGAAGTCGGGCGTGGTGCGGGTGCGCCGGCCGTTCGCGGGGCGCTCCATCCGCGCGCTGGAGCGCATCCCATTCCGCGAGCTTTCGGTGGACCTGTCCCGGGTGCGCGAGCAGGAGCGGCTCAACCGGCTGATGCTCAAGCGGATGGCGGACTACGCGTACACGCCGAAGTGCCGGCGCGCGTTCATCCTGCGCTACTTCGGGCAGACGGACGCGGCGGCGGTGTGCGGCAAGTGCGACCGGTGCGCGGGCAGCATGATGCCCAAGCCGTCCGGCTCCTCCTCGCGCTCCCTGCCGGCCGCGGCCGGAGCGCCGGTGATGGCGTACAGCGAGCTGGCGTCCATGGAGCTGCGCCGCTGGCGCAAGGACCTGGCGAAGGACCTGGGCGTCGCGCCCTTCATCATCTTCAACGACGCGACGCTGCTGGGGCTGTCCGCCGCGCTGCCGGTGGACCGGGAGGCCTTCCTCGCGGTGAAGGGCACCGGGGAGAGCCGCTGGGAGCGCTTCGGCCCCAAGGTGGTGGAGATCTGCCTGATGGCGCGCGCGGCGGGCCATGAGCCGCAGGCGGCGCCCGTGGCCCCGCGCATCCGCAAGGCGAAGTCGCGCAGCTAG
- the trxB gene encoding thioredoxin-disulfide reductase — MSAGGAVSQDKIQKVTIIGSGPAGYTAAIYAARANLEPVVFAGGPTLEHPQRVPGGQLMVTTDVENYPGFPEAITGPELMERFQKQAERFGTVIHMENITKVDFSKRPFLLESESGLQVRSETVIISTGATAKWLGVKGEDSYKNRGVSACATCDGAFFKKQDVLVVGGGDTAMEEATYLAKIVNHVTLVHRRDSLRASKVMQERALNNPKISFMWDSAVEEVVGDGKGMTGAVVRNVKTGDSKLVNAHGLFVAIGHTPNTELFQGILETHQSGYLKTIPGSTRTNVEGVFACGDVQDSYYRQAITAAGTGCMAAIDAERWLIEHGE; from the coding sequence ATGAGCGCAGGAGGCGCCGTGTCGCAGGACAAGATCCAGAAGGTCACCATCATCGGCTCGGGCCCGGCGGGCTACACCGCCGCCATCTACGCGGCGCGCGCCAACCTGGAGCCCGTGGTGTTCGCCGGCGGCCCCACCCTGGAGCACCCGCAGCGCGTCCCGGGCGGCCAGCTGATGGTCACCACCGACGTGGAGAACTACCCCGGCTTCCCGGAGGCCATCACCGGTCCGGAGCTGATGGAGCGCTTCCAGAAGCAGGCGGAGCGCTTTGGCACCGTCATCCACATGGAGAACATCACCAAGGTGGACTTCTCCAAGCGGCCCTTCCTGCTGGAGAGCGAGAGCGGCCTCCAGGTGCGCTCGGAGACGGTCATCATCTCCACGGGCGCCACGGCCAAGTGGCTGGGCGTCAAGGGCGAGGACTCCTACAAGAACCGCGGCGTGTCCGCGTGCGCCACCTGTGACGGTGCCTTCTTCAAGAAGCAGGACGTGCTGGTGGTGGGCGGCGGCGACACGGCCATGGAAGAGGCCACGTACCTGGCGAAGATCGTCAACCACGTCACGCTCGTCCACCGCCGTGACTCGCTGCGCGCGTCCAAGGTGATGCAGGAGCGCGCGCTCAACAACCCGAAGATCTCCTTCATGTGGGACTCCGCCGTGGAAGAGGTGGTGGGCGACGGGAAGGGGATGACGGGCGCCGTGGTGCGCAACGTCAAGACGGGCGACAGCAAGCTGGTGAACGCGCACGGCCTGTTCGTGGCCATTGGCCACACGCCGAACACGGAGCTGTTCCAGGGCATCCTGGAGACGCACCAGAGCGGCTACCTGAAGACGATTCCGGGCAGCACGCGCACCAACGTCGAAGGCGTCTTCGCCTGCGGCGACGTGCAGGACAGCTACTACCGCCAGGCCATCACCGCGGCGGGCACGGGCTGCATGGCCGCCATCGACGCGGAGCGCTGGCTCATCGAGCACGGCGAGTAG
- the moaC gene encoding cyclic pyranopterin monophosphate synthase MoaC, whose protein sequence is MKMVDVGDKPKTDRVAVATARLRMLPATRERILAGQVEKGDVLAAARLAGIMAAKRTPDFVPLCHPIALAGVDVTLTPVDEGLEVRVRVKTVDRTGVEMEALTAACAAALTVYDMCKSVDRGMVIEAVQLDHKSGGRSGTWEREQA, encoded by the coding sequence GTGAAGATGGTGGACGTCGGCGACAAGCCGAAGACGGACCGCGTGGCGGTGGCCACCGCGCGCCTGCGCATGCTGCCCGCGACGCGTGAGCGCATCCTCGCGGGGCAGGTGGAGAAGGGGGACGTGCTCGCGGCGGCGCGGCTCGCCGGCATCATGGCCGCCAAGCGCACCCCGGACTTCGTGCCCCTGTGCCATCCCATCGCGCTCGCGGGCGTGGACGTGACGCTCACGCCCGTGGACGAAGGGCTGGAGGTCCGCGTGCGGGTGAAGACGGTGGACCGCACGGGCGTGGAGATGGAGGCGCTCACGGCCGCGTGCGCGGCGGCGCTCACCGTCTATGACATGTGCAAGAGCGTGGACCGCGGCATGGTCATCGAAGCGGTGCAGCTGGACCACAAGTCCGGCGGACGCTCCGGCACCTGGGAGCGCGAGCAGGCCTAG
- a CDS encoding YiiX/YebB-like N1pC/P60 family cysteine hydrolase, whose product MSAASLLAAWLTLASPPAEPTSPAPATVATTAPRDVYALDDAAFVAQARRDLETLRQGTEGLRRLKEEAFRSKALYQRGKDVPYTPDEKQLLVSTWAAFFDCFISTEVVRQRYWDFLKVPAFTQPKKHAWGFLLTHAALASELAQGMAFADLTGGQAQLEVLLNEPGPEYGLPPRAFSRFKEKVVHVGTSTQLFTGDGYRATLHPVLAKAGVLNEPGVPALFQTMRQDSKAARSRLLKRGPVLFAKAAADLTQDTTARAVFPVQKTVAEWMGDTRVHRSGKPLISREQVLSLLPRMAPGDVMVARQNWFLSNIGLPGFWPHAELYVGTPQELSQTFDADPEVKTWVATLPGHPETFTAHLAKAFPAKWAEYTGKDAHGDPLRIIESISEGVSFTGVEHGMHVDYLGVLRPRLSQVDKARAILRAFTFQGRPYDFNFDFFSDQSLVCTELVWKSYAPSKDMKGLDIPLVSVAGRRTLPANEIVRVFDAEYGQPNRQFDFVAFLDGREGPEDAVEANAESFRYTYRRMKWDIAQE is encoded by the coding sequence ATGTCCGCAGCCTCCCTGCTCGCCGCCTGGCTCACGCTCGCCAGCCCCCCCGCCGAACCGACGTCCCCTGCCCCGGCCACGGTCGCCACCACGGCTCCGCGCGACGTCTACGCGCTGGACGACGCCGCCTTCGTGGCCCAGGCCCGCCGAGACCTGGAGACGCTGCGCCAGGGAACCGAGGGGCTCCGCCGGCTCAAGGAGGAGGCCTTCCGCTCCAAGGCGCTGTACCAGCGCGGCAAGGACGTGCCCTACACCCCGGACGAGAAGCAGCTCCTGGTGTCCACCTGGGCCGCCTTCTTCGACTGCTTCATCTCCACGGAGGTGGTGCGCCAGCGCTACTGGGACTTCCTCAAGGTGCCCGCCTTCACCCAGCCGAAGAAGCACGCCTGGGGCTTCCTCCTCACCCACGCCGCGCTCGCGTCGGAGCTGGCGCAGGGGATGGCCTTCGCGGACCTCACCGGAGGCCAGGCGCAGCTGGAGGTGCTGCTGAACGAGCCCGGCCCCGAGTACGGCCTGCCCCCGCGCGCATTCAGCCGCTTCAAGGAGAAGGTCGTCCACGTGGGCACCAGCACGCAGCTCTTCACGGGCGACGGCTACCGCGCGACGCTGCACCCGGTGCTGGCGAAGGCTGGCGTGCTGAACGAGCCGGGCGTCCCCGCGCTCTTCCAGACCATGCGGCAGGACAGCAAGGCGGCCCGCTCACGCCTCCTGAAGCGCGGCCCGGTGCTCTTCGCCAAGGCCGCCGCGGACCTCACCCAGGACACCACCGCCCGCGCGGTGTTCCCGGTGCAGAAGACCGTGGCCGAGTGGATGGGCGACACGCGCGTGCACCGCTCCGGCAAGCCGCTCATCTCCCGGGAGCAGGTGCTGTCGCTGCTGCCGCGCATGGCCCCCGGCGACGTGATGGTCGCGCGGCAGAACTGGTTCCTGTCCAACATCGGGCTGCCGGGCTTCTGGCCGCACGCGGAGCTGTACGTAGGCACGCCTCAGGAGCTCTCCCAGACCTTCGACGCGGATCCGGAGGTGAAGACCTGGGTGGCCACCCTGCCCGGCCACCCGGAGACGTTCACCGCCCACCTGGCGAAGGCGTTCCCCGCGAAGTGGGCCGAGTACACCGGCAAGGACGCGCACGGGGACCCGTTGCGCATCATCGAGTCCATCAGCGAGGGCGTGAGCTTCACCGGCGTGGAGCACGGCATGCACGTGGACTACCTGGGCGTGCTGCGGCCCCGGCTGTCCCAGGTGGACAAGGCCCGCGCCATCCTGCGCGCCTTCACCTTCCAGGGCCGGCCGTACGACTTCAACTTCGACTTCTTCTCCGACCAGTCGCTGGTGTGCACGGAGCTGGTGTGGAAGTCCTACGCCCCGTCGAAGGACATGAAGGGCCTGGACATCCCCCTGGTGAGCGTGGCGGGTCGCAGGACGCTGCCAGCGAACGAAATCGTGCGCGTGTTCGACGCCGAGTACGGCCAGCCCAACCGGCAGTTCGACTTCGTCGCCTTCCTGGACGGGCGAGAGGGCCCGGAGGACGCCGTCGAAGCAAACGCCGAGTCCTTCCGTTACACCTACCGGCGGATGAAGTGGGACATCGCCCAAGAGTGA
- a CDS encoding DUF2795 domain-containing protein — translation MAYGKAEDPARSITPHLDGVEYPATREELVEAAADSEAPVDIINILKSLPQEEYMLRDHVLRDLAEAERRFAMNGLKDDDGVDRDRRNIGRDRIEGASEGETRHP, via the coding sequence ATGGCTTACGGAAAGGCTGAGGATCCCGCGCGCTCCATCACCCCGCATCTGGATGGGGTGGAGTACCCGGCGACGCGCGAGGAACTCGTCGAGGCTGCCGCGGACAGCGAGGCCCCGGTCGACATCATCAACATCCTCAAGTCCCTGCCGCAGGAGGAGTACATGTTGCGCGACCACGTGCTGCGCGACCTGGCGGAGGCCGAGCGCCGCTTCGCGATGAACGGCCTCAAGGATGACGATGGCGTGGACCGCGACCGGCGCAACATCGGGCGCGACCGCATCGAGGGTGCCTCCGAGGGCGAGACGCGCCACCCCTAG
- a CDS encoding trans-sulfuration enzyme family protein, with product MSTKQKTVAVHAGSRLTGSKAVPVMPPIFPAAVNWFDSSDDLSDALDGKDYAYARISAPNAALLEEAVAALEGAEACVAYASGMAALRSLFDAQPWKAGDVLVMPTDGYGVTRALYKNLCARWGVELRPLDQTSPDAPARIREWRPRLVLAESISNPLLRVPDIRALAQACKDAGAVFAVDATFPSPFGQRSLELGADYAVQSTSKWLNGHSDALGGTVSGSKARIDPLRSARILSGDVLGPFEAWLTLRGLRTLPVRMKAHNEHAAHVAKRLSDSPLLERVIYPGLSSHPDHAVAARVLEGGFGPMVAFEIKGAGQKEGDRFLEALRVAKPGPSLGDVGTLVMHAASASARRMTPQERAQAGIRDSLIRVSVGLEDPDDVADDLLAAVAKGAGQ from the coding sequence ATGAGCACGAAACAGAAAACGGTGGCGGTGCACGCGGGCTCCCGGCTCACCGGGAGCAAGGCCGTGCCCGTCATGCCGCCCATCTTCCCGGCGGCGGTGAACTGGTTCGACAGCAGCGACGACCTGTCCGACGCGCTGGACGGAAAGGACTACGCCTACGCCCGCATCAGCGCGCCCAACGCGGCGCTGCTGGAGGAGGCGGTGGCGGCATTGGAAGGCGCGGAGGCCTGCGTCGCCTACGCCAGTGGCATGGCCGCGCTGCGCTCGCTGTTCGACGCGCAGCCGTGGAAGGCCGGCGACGTGCTGGTGATGCCCACGGACGGCTACGGCGTCACGCGGGCGCTCTACAAGAACCTGTGCGCCCGCTGGGGCGTGGAGCTGCGTCCGCTCGACCAGACGTCTCCGGACGCGCCCGCGCGCATCCGCGAGTGGCGCCCGCGCCTGGTGCTGGCGGAGAGCATCTCCAACCCGCTCCTGCGCGTGCCGGACATCCGCGCGCTCGCGCAGGCCTGCAAGGACGCGGGGGCGGTGTTCGCGGTGGACGCGACGTTCCCGTCGCCCTTCGGCCAGCGCTCGCTGGAGCTGGGCGCGGACTACGCGGTGCAGTCCACCAGCAAGTGGCTCAACGGCCACAGCGACGCACTGGGCGGCACGGTGAGTGGTTCCAAGGCGCGCATCGACCCGCTGCGGTCGGCGCGCATCCTGTCCGGCGACGTGCTGGGCCCCTTCGAGGCGTGGCTCACGCTTCGCGGCCTGCGCACGTTGCCCGTCCGCATGAAGGCCCACAACGAGCACGCCGCCCACGTGGCGAAGCGGCTTTCGGATTCGCCGCTGCTGGAGCGGGTCATCTACCCGGGCCTCTCTTCCCACCCGGACCATGCGGTGGCGGCGCGGGTGCTGGAGGGTGGCTTCGGGCCCATGGTGGCGTTCGAAATCAAGGGCGCGGGGCAGAAGGAAGGGGACCGGTTCCTGGAGGCGCTTCGCGTGGCGAAGCCCGGTCCTTCGCTGGGTGACGTGGGCACGCTGGTGATGCACGCGGCCAGCGCCAGCGCGCGCCGGATGACTCCTCAGGAGCGCGCCCAGGCGGGCATCCGCGACAGCCTCATCCGCGTGTCCGTGGGGTTGGAAGACCCGGACGACGTGGCGGACGACCTGCTCGCCGCGGTGGCGAAGGGGGCCGGCCAGTGA
- a CDS encoding SirB1 family protein produces MARERLVSSLAAEPPRLDLAALAIATLGHEDLDAPACLRTLDALAARVQVETERLREKGEALAPLRALRHVLADIEGFRGNEDDYHSPDNSFLNRVLERKVGLPITLSVLYLEVARRAGISLYGVPFPGHFLVACDAGDHKLVMDPFHHGDILTEHGCEELLKRVAPQLKFDRAMLAPAPVELIAYRMLSNLRRVYLGRDDSQQGLAVVDLLLLLAPDHPGELRTRASLLTTLGAFRAALKDVERCLELSPDAPDRERLELSARELRERAELLN; encoded by the coding sequence CTGGCGCGTGAGCGGTTGGTGTCTTCCCTGGCGGCGGAACCCCCGCGGCTGGACCTGGCGGCCCTCGCCATCGCGACGTTGGGCCATGAGGACCTGGACGCTCCGGCGTGTCTCAGGACGCTGGATGCGCTCGCCGCGCGGGTGCAGGTGGAGACGGAGCGCCTGCGCGAGAAGGGCGAGGCCCTGGCCCCCCTGCGCGCCCTGCGCCACGTGCTCGCGGACATCGAGGGCTTCCGGGGCAACGAGGACGACTACCACTCCCCGGACAACAGCTTCCTGAACCGGGTGCTGGAGCGGAAGGTGGGGCTGCCGATAACCCTGTCGGTGCTCTATCTGGAGGTAGCGCGCCGCGCGGGCATCTCGCTGTACGGCGTCCCCTTCCCCGGCCACTTCCTGGTGGCGTGCGACGCGGGCGACCACAAGCTGGTGATGGACCCGTTCCACCACGGCGACATCCTCACGGAGCACGGCTGCGAGGAGCTGCTCAAGCGCGTGGCGCCGCAGCTCAAGTTCGACCGGGCGATGCTCGCGCCCGCGCCGGTGGAGCTCATCGCGTACCGCATGCTGTCCAACCTGCGCCGCGTGTACCTGGGGCGTGACGACAGCCAGCAGGGGCTGGCGGTGGTGGACCTGCTGCTGCTGTTGGCTCCGGACCACCCGGGCGAACTGCGCACCCGAGCGTCTCTGCTCACCACGCTGGGCGCCTTCCGCGCGGCGCTCAAGGACGTGGAGCGCTGCCTGGAGCTGTCACCGGACGCGCCGGACCGCGAGCGCCTGGAGCTGTCCGCCCGGGAGCTGCGCGAGCGCGCCGAACTGCTCAACTGA
- a CDS encoding cyclic nucleotide-binding domain-containing protein codes for MDAAVLKKVALFEGLTQGQLAKVARIAQSRTHTAGDFLFREGDTGQDMFILADGKVRISKSVPGIGEEALAILEAGQYFGEMAVIEDSPRSADAIAHTSCTVWVIERAKLDQLMFTDKDLAYVLLWTFVRTLSERLRETNDKIKGFFAISRF; via the coding sequence ATGGATGCCGCTGTCCTCAAGAAGGTTGCGCTCTTCGAGGGATTGACCCAGGGCCAGCTCGCCAAGGTCGCCCGGATTGCCCAGTCCCGGACCCACACGGCCGGAGACTTCCTATTCCGCGAAGGTGACACCGGCCAGGACATGTTCATCCTCGCCGACGGCAAGGTGCGCATTTCCAAATCCGTGCCGGGCATCGGGGAAGAGGCGCTCGCCATCCTTGAAGCCGGTCAGTATTTCGGGGAGATGGCGGTCATCGAGGATTCGCCCCGCTCCGCGGACGCCATCGCCCACACCTCCTGCACGGTGTGGGTCATCGAGCGCGCGAAGCTGGACCAGCTGATGTTCACGGACAAGGACCTGGCCTACGTCCTTCTCTGGACGTTCGTCCGCACGCTGAGCGAGCGGCTCCGCGAGACGAACGACAAGATCAAGGGCTTCTTCGCCATCTCCCGCTTCTAG
- a CDS encoding DUF3006 family protein, producing MGAGVLLGLGTSPIRVELLEETRAQVVRTDGGQACTVERWRLPPGVREGDVLVDGRLDPERTEALRREVALKRAALAVPLPPGLEL from the coding sequence ATGGGGGCGGGCGTGTTGCTGGGGCTGGGGACGAGCCCCATCCGGGTGGAGTTGCTGGAGGAGACGCGGGCCCAGGTGGTGCGGACCGACGGCGGGCAGGCGTGCACGGTGGAGCGCTGGCGGCTGCCACCGGGCGTGCGCGAAGGGGACGTGCTCGTGGACGGCCGCCTGGACCCGGAGCGGACGGAGGCGCTGCGCCGCGAGGTGGCGTTGAAACGGGCCGCGCTGGCGGTTCCCCTTCCTCCGGGGCTCGAGCTGTGA
- a CDS encoding CoA-binding protein: MSHDEYLIEDDAGVKRVVQESMRVAVLGIKTEDHSAQPAYYVPEYLAKAGVDVVPVPVYYPDAKVILGKPVYRKLVDIPGDIDLVDVFRRPGDIDQHVDDIIAKKPKAVWFQSGIRNDAAAKKLAAAGIRVVQDRCLMVDHRRYSGR, encoded by the coding sequence ATGAGCCACGACGAGTACCTCATCGAGGATGACGCGGGTGTGAAGCGCGTGGTGCAGGAATCCATGCGCGTGGCGGTGCTGGGCATCAAGACGGAGGACCACTCCGCCCAGCCCGCGTACTACGTGCCGGAGTACCTGGCGAAGGCGGGCGTGGACGTGGTGCCGGTGCCCGTCTACTACCCGGACGCGAAGGTGATCCTGGGCAAGCCGGTGTACCGGAAGCTGGTGGACATCCCGGGCGACATCGACCTGGTGGATGTGTTCCGCAGGCCCGGAGACATCGACCAGCACGTGGACGACATCATCGCGAAGAAGCCCAAGGCGGTGTGGTTCCAGTCCGGCATCCGCAACGACGCCGCGGCGAAGAAGCTGGCCGCCGCTGGCATCCGCGTGGTGCAGGACCGCTGCCTGATGGTGGACCACCGCCGCTACAGCGGGCGCTGA
- the radC gene encoding RadC family protein: MEQGGEAWVESGEGEATGGRSVRARGAGLGDARERLFRLGAEALTDLELLGLLWTEGLGDAADGVARDGLKALVQEDPRVLCARRGVGPARTSRLLAALELGRRAQRSPEKRPRLRNPKEVHAYLAPTLGALRREVFHVLCFNPRNVLVHDARVAEGTLSACPVDPREVFAAVLSSRSTAIVFAHNHPSGDPEPSVQDVGLTEHLARAAGILGVKLLDHVVVGDGAFVSMLERGILPDSEREGRRKCVTGGGW, from the coding sequence ATGGAACAGGGTGGAGAGGCGTGGGTGGAGTCGGGCGAAGGGGAAGCCACGGGTGGCAGGTCGGTGAGGGCACGAGGCGCGGGCCTGGGGGATGCGCGCGAGCGACTCTTCCGGCTGGGCGCGGAGGCCCTCACCGACCTGGAGTTGTTGGGACTCCTGTGGACGGAGGGGCTGGGGGACGCGGCGGACGGCGTGGCGAGGGACGGGCTCAAGGCGCTGGTGCAGGAGGATCCGCGCGTCTTGTGCGCGCGGCGGGGCGTGGGGCCGGCCAGAACGTCCCGGCTGCTGGCGGCGCTGGAGCTGGGACGGCGCGCGCAGCGCTCACCGGAGAAGCGGCCCCGGCTGCGAAATCCGAAGGAGGTGCACGCATACCTGGCCCCCACGCTGGGCGCGCTCCGGCGTGAGGTGTTCCACGTGCTGTGCTTCAACCCGCGCAACGTGCTGGTGCATGACGCCCGGGTGGCGGAAGGGACGCTGAGCGCGTGCCCGGTGGACCCGCGGGAAGTGTTCGCGGCGGTGCTCTCCTCGCGGTCCACGGCCATCGTGTTCGCGCACAACCACCCTTCCGGAGACCCGGAGCCCAGCGTCCAGGACGTGGGACTCACGGAGCACCTGGCGCGGGCGGCCGGCATCTTGGGAGTGAAGCTGTTGGACCACGTCGTCGTGGGGGACGGCGCGTTCGTGTCCATGCTGGAGCGGGGCATCCTGCCGGACAGCGAGCGGGAGGGGCGGCGCAAGTGCGTCACGGGCGGGGGCTGGTGA
- a CDS encoding NUDIX hydrolase: protein MSSTPESPKSQVKPWLRLRRGLEHDFTVVKVREDVVMDPRTNREHPRVHMECADWVTVVAVTKQDELVMVRQFRCGIEAATLEAPGGVIDPGEDPATAAARELEEETGYRAGRLEPLGVVHPNPAFQTNRCHTYLALDCERVSDGDLDDGEDIAVELYPRADLPRLILEGHITHSLAVVAFLLERLRAEVKR from the coding sequence ATGTCGTCCACGCCCGAATCGCCCAAGTCCCAAGTGAAGCCCTGGCTGCGTCTGCGCCGGGGGCTGGAGCACGACTTCACGGTGGTGAAGGTGCGCGAGGACGTGGTGATGGATCCGCGCACGAACCGGGAGCACCCCCGCGTGCACATGGAGTGCGCGGACTGGGTGACCGTCGTCGCGGTGACGAAGCAGGATGAGCTGGTGATGGTGCGCCAGTTCCGCTGCGGCATCGAAGCGGCGACGCTGGAGGCGCCCGGCGGAGTCATCGACCCGGGCGAGGACCCGGCCACGGCCGCCGCGCGCGAGCTGGAAGAGGAGACGGGCTACCGCGCTGGCAGACTGGAGCCGCTGGGCGTCGTGCACCCCAACCCGGCCTTCCAGACCAACCGCTGCCACACGTACCTGGCGCTGGACTGCGAGCGCGTGAGCGACGGGGACCTGGATGACGGCGAGGACATCGCCGTGGAGCTGTACCCGCGCGCGGACCTGCCCCGGCTCATCCTGGAAGGCCACATCACGCACTCGCTGGCGGTGGTGGCCTTCTTGCTGGAGCGGCTGCGCGCGGAAGTGAAGCGCTAG